GACGGAGACGCTAGTTGGAGGGCGGCCATTGATTCCGTCGCCGCTTTAGATTTTGGCTCCTCGGCTTCTAAGCCTCCGGCGAAGTCTCAGAAAAACTCAACTGATTCAGTCCAGGACGATTCTTTAGAGGAACAAAATCAGAGCAGAGGTTCCGGTCTCAAGCTCTATCAAATTAAGGTAACTTTGTTATTCTCTATgtgctttgatttggatttaGTGGAAACGTAGGTGTGTTATGAGTGTTTGGATCGAGGGACAAtggaagaaatgggaagaaaacaTGTAggaaatttgttgtttttaaattgtgtttttttaatcaagaaatgAATTTTAGGAAATAAaagtttgtttttcttatattttttcattccAATTGTTCTTATTCTCAAGGTTTCCAATGTTTTTGCTGATCACTTGTAGGCGAACTACTTGTAATTATTGTTTAGTGATTTGCATTTGTGCCTTAGGTGAGTCATGCTGGTTTGGATTTGACAGGAAAAcagaaaattaaagaagaaagcaagtagaatgattgattttttttttttcttgtgtttgttgaatgaagaaatgaatttgattgaaaaaatgttTCTTTGTCATCCTGTTTTTTACTCATTCCAAGAATGTATGCTGTTTCAAGTGTTTTGGTGATCGCATATAGGTGAAATACTTGCAACTATTGTTAATTGATTTGAATTTGTTGCACTGCTCACtggttttggttttcttttggaGAACCAATTATTCTGCTTTTTCCTGTAAATTTTCCATAGATCTTTGTGACTTCATGACTTCTGAATTTGTCAATATGTCTGTAAAATCATGGGCTAAAAACACTGGGGAGTTGGTGATTTTTGGGATCTATATGAATTGATGGAATTAAAGATTTTAGTGATCATCTTTGAGGAGTTTGTTTGCAAATATTCATATAGTTCATATACTGATTTCTAAATGAAATGGTATTTACTGACTAATTCTTTTGGAGTTATGGTTTAGGCAGTCTAATAAAGTGAATAAGAATTTGTTACTAACAGTGAAGATTTTAAGGGTTTAAAATTGTAAATGCAAGGGTCATTGATTTCTTGGAGATAATGTAATGTACAACTATGTTCTCAGAGGAAGACAATAAATTGTATGTTTCTTGTCAAAGCCAAGTGAATTTCATTAgatattttactaattattgAGGCATTATCTATTCTTAAATACTATCACCACATTACTTTAGACTACTATACGACAAAATGGCAGGCACAGAAGCTTTTGGATGAGGTCCTGGAGAAAAGTCTTGAGATTGTGAGAAGCACTATACCTGCAGGCAGTGAAAATTCTGAATCAAATGGGGGGATTCGATTATTTAGACGCGCACCTCCTGGTGTAATTCTTGATGGATttggtgtgtttttttaataacctTCACAAACTGCCCACTGAATTTCTGACTTCAAACAATGTATTCAAGTCTGATATCTGGTGTCAGATGCACATCAGCAGCAGCAGAAGAGACCAAGAATAATTCCAGGAGAGGAAGTCAATGAGAATTCAAAGAAGGCACAACTTTGGACCTTTCTACTTTTTTCAGATTTTGACTTTTTAAAGTACCTTATCCAAATGCATTTGTGGATGCAGTTTAAGTGTAGACTTCAGTCTGTTGTTGTTGATGGGACGAACATAATGGCTGCTGCAAGAGATGCATGCCAAAGATCCCTGGCAAGATTTGAAGCTAGAGAAGCTGCTGCAAAGGAAGCActaaagagagaagaagaatggATCGCAAAGCTGAAAAAGATACGAGGAGAGAGATGGCTTCCTTCGCTTGCCAGAGAGATGCAGGTTAGTTTTCAAGAGGTCTAGTTGCTATTGTTCATTAGTTAATGCACCATCAAGGAACAATTCCTATCAATTTAGAATGGCTTTTGGCTTTCATTAGCTATTGATCAATCTGCATATTAAAAAGTTCTCAGAGATATACTTATTCATGTCGTTTCTCTAAAATTGCAGGGTGGAACATGAAATACTGAAAAACAGATATCTGCTACCCACTATTTCAGTAGGTTGGTAACTTAACAACTCAATATTACTTGGTTGAAATTGGATGCCAACTCAAATTCTTGCAAGCAATTCTTtacaataattacatatatttgaCCCTAGTACATGCAGAGAACCTTGTCGGATAAAGTAATCACGTATAGCTGATCTGGTAGCAGAGATATATACTAAATTATTATTCACTCCTAGATATTTCACAGATATACGTCAGGTACACTCTTAgatgtttttataaaatggaTTGAAAGAATTACCAaatcaatcatgcattcacatCCCACCTTTCATTCTTGCTTCAATTAACAGGATTCCTCCATTGCCAAACTTAGCCTGGAGAACTCTTTATCACTCTAGCTGTTCTTATTATCTTTGACTCTCTTTGTTGCTCTTCTTGGTATTGCAGTGAATGGAGTCCTTGGTGACCATGGTGAAGAAGCTAGGAACCTTCACAGCCACTATTTGGGCACTGCATGAAAGGAGATGTACCATAGTCTTTGACACTGCAAGGTCCGTTGTCTGTTCATTGATCTCTTGTTTCTTGGTAGGCTTCTTGGTTCTTCAGCAGGCGACCACACTCTGGGCTTGAAACCTTGAAATCTTCTGTTTTCTATCTGTGATTGACTGGTTGCTGGATTATCTGATGAATAAACAGTGTTTACCTTCATTTGTACTTAATGCTAATATCTTATAAATGAATTCATTGCCTTTCAAAATGTAATATGGGAAATCTCTTTATTAGAGTTTAGATAAAAAGTGATTTTCATAATTGCATTCATATATCACTGCAAAGCAGCATAATTCCATTTATACCCTTGCATTGCTTTGCAATTGTGCTTGCATGTATGCCcttgtatttataattttttacatttataatCCTCTGTTGGAAGGTTTTAGAAGggtttatatgtatgtatatatatatatatatataattacataatttaatgtaatatatttattcaGCACCAAAAACTTATAGTCTAGTGGTACTTGGTCTCATTGTGAAAAATGAGCGTGaggtaataaaaaaatctcgAGTTTAGAAACAATAATGATAACGGTTTGTTGGTTGTGGGTGCTGGTTCACAGTTCAAACTCCTCGTCCTTATCTGACggatgaaatatttttatgagcTTTTACGTGTAACTCCAcgatgtttattaattttttcttttagtcttaaaaagaaaattttctaaattgtgtCAAGGGAAAAAGTAGATTAAGcttttagttaaaataaaatactttttaataaatattattaaactgAGAAAGAAGTCCAAATTTTTCCCCCTCAAATTAACAATCTCaattaagaaaatcaaatttgCAAAGACACCCCTGTAAAAACCTTTATGACGAAACCCAAAAAAATCATACACTATCAAGAGTCACAACTCCGCGCCGCACTTCGTCGTCCCCAAACGTCTTCCACTCCATCAATGGCGATGATGCCTCCTCctccggcgccggcgccggcgccACCCGACTCCTCCACCACCGACCTGATCACCACCATCACCTCCATCCTCCTCTCCTCCCAATCCCCCTCCTGTCCCTCTCTCTCCGAATCCCTCTCCCCTTATCTCCCCCGTCTCTCCCATTCTCTCATCCCTCTCATTATCTCTGCCGCCGCTTCCTCCCCCTCCCTCACCTCGCCGGCACCCCTCCTCTCCTTCTAccacctctccaaacccctccACCCCTCGCCGGCGCTCCTTCTCCCCTCCCTCCTCTCCCTTCTCCCCTCCCTCGTCCGTTTCCACAAGTTCTCCGACGTCAAATCCCTCCTCCTCTCCTTCATCCCCTCCGATCGCAACCTCCTCCTACATCGCCACCTCCTCCGCCCTCCTCGCCGCCCTTCCCGCGCCCTCCTCGACACCGCCATCTCCTCCTATATCACAGCTGGCTTTCCCCACCTCGCCGCGCAGCTCTTCCACTCCATGCGCCGCCTCCGACTCCGCCCTTCTCTTCTCACCTCCCACTCCCTCCTCCGTTCATTATCACTCCCCCCTTCCTCCCCCTCCCTCcctcttctcctcttctccGACCTCCTCTCCCTTGGCGTCacccccaccaccaccaccttcaaCATCCTCGCCCACAGCCTCGTCTCCCGCTCCCTTCTCTTCGAGGCCCTTGCCCTAATCCCCAAAATGTCCGGCTTTGACCTCTCACCAGACACCATCACCTTCAACACCATCCTTGACGGCTTCTGCAAGAAGGGCATGCTCAAGGAGGCGAGGGACCTGCTTGCCGACATGAAATCTCGCGGCCTCACCCCTGATCGCTCCACCTACAACACTCTCATCTCCGGCTACTGCCGTCTTGGCTGGATCAAGGAAGCGACCGCTGCCATTGAGCTCATGACTCGGAGCAACTTCCTCCCTGACGTTCGCACCTACAACATGCTTGTCGCCGGGCTCTGCCGGGAGGGACAATTGGATGAAGCTCTCCGGTTGAAGTCCGAGATGGAGAAACTCCAGGTATTGCCTGACATTGTTACTTACAATACTTTGATCAATGGATGTTTTCATTGTGATTGTGGGAGTAAAGCTGGGAACTTGCTTGAGGAGATGAAAGAGAAGGGAATGAAACTGAGTTTGATCACTCATAATATTATGGTTAAGGGGCTCTGTAAGGATGGTAGGATGGATGATGCTGTTGAACATTTGAGGAGGATGGAGGAGGAGGAAATAGCTCCGGATCTTGTCACTTATAATACTCTGATCAGTGCTAGTTGTAAGGTTGGGGAGATGAGTAGAGCTTTTGAATTGATGGATGAAATGGTTGGGAGAGGACTCAAGATGGATACTTTCACTTTGAATACTGTTCTGCTTAATTTGTGCAAGGAGAAGCGGTTCGGGGAAGCCTTGGACTTGCTAAGGAGTCCACCGAAGCGTGGTTTTGTGCCCGATGAGGTTAGCTATGGGACTGTCATTGCTGCTTTTTTCAAAGAGGATGATGTAGACCAAGCGATGGAGCTTTGGGATGAGTTGAAGAGCAAGAAGATATTGCCGAATGTGGCGACTTATAATACCATGATTAATGGACTTGGTAGACATGGAAAGATGAAGGAAGCTATCAAAATGTTGAATGAGCTTGTGGGTAGAGGATTGGTTCCGGATGAGACGACTTATAATACGCTCATTCATGCTTATTGTAGACAAGGGGATTTGGAGAAAGCATTCCAGTTTCATAATAAGATGGTTGAGAATTCATTCAAGCCAGATGTTGTCACATGTAATATACTTATGTATGGGTTGTGCAATCATGGTATGGTGGAGAAGGCTCTGAAGCTCTTTGAGACATGGATGTCCAAAGGGAAGAAGGTTGATGTGATAACATACAACACTTTAATGCAAGGGTTGTGCAAAGAGGGGAAGATAGATATTGCTTTGGAGCTTTTTACTGACAT
This is a stretch of genomic DNA from Dioscorea cayenensis subsp. rotundata cultivar TDr96_F1 unplaced genomic scaffold, TDr96_F1_v2_PseudoChromosome.rev07_lg8_w22 25.fasta BLBR01000075.1, whole genome shotgun sequence. It encodes these proteins:
- the LOC120253429 gene encoding uncharacterized protein LOC120253429, which gives rise to MGGDGGGSSGEEDGDASWRAAIDSVAALDFGSSASKPPAKSQKNSTDSVQDDSLEEQNQSRGSGLKLYQIKAQKLLDEVLEKSLEIVRSTIPAGSENSESNGGIRLFRRAPPGVILDGFDAHQQQQKRPRIIPGEEVNENSKKFKCRLQSVVVDGTNIMAAARDACQRSLARFEAREAAAKEALKREEEWIAKLKKIRGERWLPSLAREMQGGT
- the LOC120253426 gene encoding pentatricopeptide repeat-containing protein At2g16880-like, encoding MAMMPPPPAPAPAPPDSSTTDLITTITSILLSSQSPSCPSLSESLSPYLPRLSHSLIPLIISAAASSPSLTSPAPLLSFYHLSKPLHPSPALLLPSLLSLLPSLVRFHKFSDVKSLLLSFIPSDRNLLLHRHLLRPPRRPSRALLDTAISSYITAGFPHLAAQLFHSMRRLRLRPSLLTSHSLLRSLSLPPSSPSLPLLLFSDLLSLGVTPTTTTFNILAHSLVSRSLLFEALALIPKMSGFDLSPDTITFNTILDGFCKKGMLKEARDLLADMKSRGLTPDRSTYNTLISGYCRLGWIKEATAAIELMTRSNFLPDVRTYNMLVAGLCREGQLDEALRLKSEMEKLQVLPDIVTYNTLINGCFHCDCGSKAGNLLEEMKEKGMKLSLITHNIMVKGLCKDGRMDDAVEHLRRMEEEEIAPDLVTYNTLISASCKVGEMSRAFELMDEMVGRGLKMDTFTLNTVLLNLCKEKRFGEALDLLRSPPKRGFVPDEVSYGTVIAAFFKEDDVDQAMELWDELKSKKILPNVATYNTMINGLGRHGKMKEAIKMLNELVGRGLVPDETTYNTLIHAYCRQGDLEKAFQFHNKMVENSFKPDVVTCNILMYGLCNHGMVEKALKLFETWMSKGKKVDVITYNTLMQGLCKEGKIDIALELFTDMERKELVPDVFTYNVIFRGLFESGRLEEAQNMLSELVEAGKLPEQFVIPLPGQTSSSDNVTDTKEATTLDDVHKEDTEANPSTIYCQNINELCSNGQFKEAKHVLDEMVQKGLTISRSTYITLMDGFIKRQKRLTKAA